The genomic DNA GCCTAAAACTTTTTCTGTTGTTAGAATCCAAGTACTGTTGGCCTTTAAAAAAAGTGTTTCGTTGTCTTCAAATAAGCCTAAACGCAATTTAGGTCCCGGTAAATCAGCCAGGATACCTACAGGATGATTGACTTTTTGTGCAAGCACACGAATACGTTTAATAAGCTCTGCATGTTGTTCATGGGTACCGTGAGAAAAATTGAGCCTAAAAATATTGACGCCTAATTTGATTAAGCGAGTGATGTTTTTTTCACTCCAACTTGCTGGTCCTAGCGTGGCAATAACTTTGGTTTTTCTATTCATACCGATTTCCTCGTTTTGTGGCTTAGAGTTTGAATTGGGCTCTTTTTTTGGGCTCTTTTTTTATAGTAATGAAGCATGATCCAGTCAAGCAGAGCAGGCGACATGCGTTGCAAATAGACCAACAATTTACCCCAAAAAGTCAAATAAACCCTTCTTGTATTGGATGCTATGGCATGATCTATGGCTTTGGCAACAGACTCTGCGCTGGCGCCAATTTTATTGGATAGACCTGGGTTTAAATGGGCATTGTTTGAGTTTTCTTGAAACTCTGTTTTGGTTAATCCTGGACACACCAGACTGAAATTAATGCCAAAAGGTTTCAATTCTAGGTATGCCGATTCATCTAAAGCATTGAGCGCAAATTTACTCATGCAATAGGCACTGCTTCCTGGGATAGAGCGGACACCTATAACAGAAGAGATATTAACAATATGTCCAAAGCCTTGCTGCTTAAATAATGGCGTTAACTTTTGCATCAACCACAAGGGTGCTAAAAGGTTGCATCTAAAAATACTTTCTAGGTTTTTATCATTGATTTGTTCAATAGGAGCATAGTAACCATAACCTGCATTATTGATGAGTACATCAATGCGTTTGAACTGTTGGTTGATGCACTTGGCTATTTTGCTTGAAGTGGTTTTTTTTGATAAATCGCCGACAATGCAAATAGCTTTGGCACCCAAGTGCTCTAACTCTTTGGCTAGTTGCTGTAAAAGCTGATCAGATCTGGCGATAAGCAAAAAGTTACATTTGTATTTGGCCAAACGTAAAGCCGTGGCTCTACCTATGCCTTTTGAGGCACCGGTAATGACAACGACAGATTCTGATGAAAGTTGCATGATTATTGATATACAAGGTCTGTTAAAATTGTAAATATATTGCTGTTCAAATACGATTAAGCCCGGCAAAGATCGGTTTTTGGATGATTGTATCTAAGGCTTGGTTGTATTTAGAAAACTTTTCTTTTTTTGAATCACTTAAAGCAATAATTTTATTGATTTCAGCATGTTTAAGATCGCAATCCTTTAATTCCAAAACACCCAGCATGCTTTGCGTCTGGCAGCGCTGTTGAAAAGCTTGTAAAAATAAATCTGGAGATAAAGGGATAATGTTTGAATCTAAAGTGATCCTGCTTTTTTGATTGCAGTGAACAAAGCTTAAGCGTTGATACAAAACAGTAACCACAGCCTGCATGACTTGTTTTTTATATGAAGGGGTGTTTTTTCTGTAATAGTGCCAAAGCTCAGGGCTAAAAATAGATGGGCAGTCATTCTGTAAAAGATAATCTTGTGCAAGAATTTGAGGATGAATAGCTTTAACTGCTTTGTAGCAGACTCTGCCTTGTCTATGCTTGACTTCTGCTTTTAAAACTTTAAAGCCAGTATCGTTTGTATCAGAGCTGGCATAGCTGCGTAAACGCAATTTTGATTTTTTCAACACACCATCTTGCGAGTCATGATAATTGATTAAATTAGGGCTGTCCCAATACAAGGAAGCCACCCAGTAGGGTTTTTGATCATAACAGTAATCGTCAAATTGCCAACTTGGATGGTCCTTGAGTATTGTTTTAATTTTATTTAAATGATCAAAAGAACAGGGATACTTTAACTCTATTCTTGAAGATATGCGCATGGCTGTCTAGAGGTAGATAGAAAAATCACTGGCAGAAATATTTTTATGATTAACCAGATCTTTAAGGTTTTCAAACCATTGATCAGCAGGGACTTTACCATTAAGCTTTAAGTCAAAGGTATAAAGGTTTTCATTGTTTTGCGCTTGATTGATCTGTCTTAAGTCCGCAGCCAAGACGGTTTTTTTTAAATCAGTTTTAAAGGTTTGAATCATTAAGTCTGGGGTGGAAGCTTTAAATTGCAAGGTAATCAATTGTTCGTGCGTCATGGCAAACATACTTTCACTGATAACCCACCAGAGAAAGCTGATCAGTACGGTTGATAAAATAGCCAGAGCAAAAAAACCGGCCCCGCAGGCAATGCCAATGGCCATGACAAAGAAGATGGCAACAATATCAATGATATCTTTAACGGCATTTCTAAATCTCACAATGGATAAAGCTCCAGCCAGAGAAAAAGCCCTGGCCAGGTTATTGCCCACCGCTTGCATGATAAAGGCAGCCACCATGCTAAGTAAAACCAATGATATTAAGAAGTGAAGCTCTAAGCCACGGCTGCGATGAAAGCGCTGATAAAATTTACTCACCATCATGCTCAGTATAAAACTAAGAACAATGGCCATACTTAAGCGAACCATATCAAAAGATCCCATGGGCGGAGATTGAAGTTGACTGTAGTTAAAGTAAGAAAATAACTGATCCATGCTTGACTGAGGTTATGAAAAAAAAGTGACCTTGACAAGCATTAGGTATTGTTCAAGAACTATTTTGTAAAGCAAGGTTGAAAGGTTTATATAATACTAACGATCATGTATAAACTTAATTATATAATAATGTTATGCGTATTAAATTAATAGGTTCAAAAAGATTTATTTTGCAATGGATCGTATTGGCCGTAGGTACTTTTTATATAAGTGAAAAAATTCGTTTCCACTATGATTTGGCTAGGTTTGCAACAGTTTCTCGTGACTTACGTGAAGTAAATATTCATGATAAAAAAGCGCGCAGCTTGTATCTAAAAAAGCATTCTCAAGCTAAAATATACAACGCTTTAACATGGAAGGTCACCTACCCAACCAAAATTAACTTGCCAACGATAGAGTTGAAGATCCCAGAAAATACTTTACGAGCATGGAAAAATGTTAAAGAAAAACCACATCCAGATTGGAAAAATGCTTGGGCAAAAACATGGGAAAAAAACTATCAAAATATAAAAGTTCGCATTCGAGGTGATTATTCTTATCATTGGGGAGTTGATACACCGTCAATAAAAATTAAAATGGAAAAGGGTAAAAGTTTTTTAGGTTATAGAAAGTTTAATTTAATTAACCCTAGAAGTGCAACAGGTGTCGAACGAGTTATAGGCGCTACATTAGCCAAAAAAATTGATTTATTAAGCGAAGATATTACTTTTGTTCGTGTTTTTGTCAATGGACAAAATTGGGGGCCATTTCAGTTTGTTGGAGCTTTAGAAGAAGAGTGGTTAAGGAAACATCGAGAGTTACCTGGGGACATTTACTCAGGAGAGATTGAACCCGTTGGACGTATGTTTCATCCTAATCAAGTTTTTAAGTTAGGTACAGACGTTTGGGCAGATAAAAAATTTTGGAAAAAGGTAAGCCACAATAACAATATCTTAAAAGATGACTTTTTAAGATTGGGGCAGGCTCAAAGTGTTCTGCAAGAAAGCTTTGTAAATCCTAGTAAAGATAATAGAAAAAAGTTTGAGGCGATTTTTGATGTTGAAAGCTTAGTAAAGTTAATGGCGTTAGAAAATTGGCTTGGCAGTAGGCATACGGATAGGTTGCACAACTGGAAAATTTTACATGACCCAGCTACTGGAAAATTGAAAATAATTGCTTGGGATTTGTGGGGGCATGGGCAAGGAGCAGAAGCAAAAGATATAGATCTTTTTTGGCCTTTAGCGCTACCGCAGCTTAATATTTTACGTTATTCAGATTTATATTTAAAAAAAAACCAATATTTATATCAGTTATTAAAAATAGAAGAAAAAGATAGAGTCACATCAAATACGTTAAGCTTTTTTAAAAAAAACATTCTACCTTTATATGCGCAAGCTAAAAATGTGCACCAGCCACTATGGTTTAAATTGAATGAGAACACTGGAATAGGAACAGCTTTAGAAATATATCGTGATGAGGTTTATGATGATTATCAAAGAGTTATGCAGTATGCTTTGGAACGTTCTAGAGTTATTAAGCATGCTTTAGAAGAAGTTAAAGTTGAAGCATCAATAGTTTCTGATCATCGTCAGCAAGACACTCTTAACCTGAATATTGCTGGAGAAGCTGCCATAGAGTGGGTGAGTATTGATAATCAAGTGGTGAAAAATAGAGTGAAGGGTGATGATATACAAAGAGTCTTTTATCCCAGAATTGAATTAAATGAATTTGAAAATTGGCATTCCTCATACAGAGCAATACGTGTTTCACAAAATCATAGTTATATTCTTAAAAAAGGCAAAGGTATTCAAAAGCTTGTTTTTAAAAATTTAGTTACAGGGCAATTTTTTGATGTACAGGTTGAGCAAAATAAAAATAACGGTTTTAATAGTAAGCAAAGTATACAATACAATGTTATTAGCATTAAAGATCCTAAACCAGATGTTTATATTGGGCCTGGTCGTGTTACTATAAAAAAAGATACAGTATTTTTACCAGGGCAAAAAGTAATTATTGTTCCTGGAACAACACTAAGCTTAGGTTCAAAAGTTAATTTTATTGTGCAGGGGGACTTTATAGCGAAGGGTACTTTTGATCAGCCTATAGTCATTAAGCCAATTGATCAAAGAGAAGCTTTTGGGGCTGTAGTTGTTCAATCTGCAAATAAGGCAGTGTTTGATTATTTTTCAATAAACGGTGGAAGTGGCGGTCAGTATAATGGAGCTTTGTATACCGGCATGTTATCTTTATACAATGTTAAAGATGTTAAATTAAAAAATTTTAGAGCTGAAAATAATACTGTTTATGACGATATGGTGAATTTTAAAAAAGTTCAGAGTTTTAAAATAGATCAAAGTATTTTTGATTCATCCTTTGCGGACGGCTTAGACTTGGATTATGCCACTGGTGTAATCGAAAAATCTACCTTTAGTAATACTGGTAATGATGGTGTAGATATGATGGGCAGTGAAGTTAAAGTTAGATCATGTGTTTTTAATGCAAATCAAGACAAAGCTATTAGTATTGGTGAAGCAAGTGTAGCTATTTTAGAAGAAAATAAATTTAAAAACACAGCACTTGCTCTAGCAGTGAAAGATTTATCTATTGTGCAAGATTCAAAATCAACTTTTTTAAATGTTGAGACTTGGGCGAAAGCATATCAAAAAAGTCAGTATTACTATCAAGGAGGGATTTTGATTACAGACATAAAAAACTCAATGTTGATTTCATCAGATCAAAAATCAAATATCATTAATCAACTGGATGCTTTAAAGGCCTCAAGAAATGTTGAAGTTCGAGTTCCAATGGAAAGACAAATAGACACTTTTAAACTGATACAAACTCGGTTTTTAAATCAGCAATGATGTGAAAAGATAGAACAGTGTTTCAAAAATTGGCTTAAATACAAGGTATTTATTTATTGACGTATAACTTGATCCTGTTATTAATTACTCCGCTAACAAGGTTAGCGCTCGTCTTGCACCAGGGTAAATGATGTTAGTCCTGTGGTGAGTAGCTGGAGATTTGACTAAAAATAGATCAAGGATTTTAATATTATGAACAATCAGTTTTCGGATTTAAAAGGTAAATGGGCTTTGGTTTTAGGAGCGTCTAGTGGTTTTGGAGCGGCAGTTGCAAAAAGTTTGAGTGAAGCTGGCGTAAATATTTATGGGGTGCATTTAGATCGTAAGTCTACTATGCCAGAAGTAGAAAAAACCATTACTGCGATAGAAGCCAATGGTGCACAAGCTGTTTTTAATAATATGAATGCATCTGATGCTCAAAAACGTCAAGAGGCTATTGCCCAACTTAAAGAAGTGAGTGACGGTCAAGGAGCACATATTGTTTTACACTCTTTAGCCTTTGGCGCTTTAAAGCCTTTTATTGATGAATCCGCTCTGACAGAATCACAAATGAACATGACCATGGATGTCATGGCCAATTCTTTGGTGTATTGGGTGCAAGATTTGGTTAAAGCTGAGCAATTGGCAAAAGGTGGCCGTATATTTGCTATGACCAGCGCTGGATCAGAAAGAGTTTGGAAAAGTTATGGCGCAGTCTCTGCTGCCAAGTCTGCTTTGGAATCTCATATCAGACAGCTTTCATTAGAGTTAGCGCCAATGAAAGTTACAGCCAATGCTATTATGGCCGGTGTTACCGACACTCCGGCATTAAGAAAAATTCCAGGTAATGCTGAAATGATAGAACTTGCCAGCCAGAAAAACCCTTATAAACGTTTAACAACGCCACAAGATATTGCCGATACCGTGTTAGCTTTGTCTTTACCGCATACGCATTGGCTAACAGGAAATGTTTTAGGTGTTGATGGCGGTGAGAGAATTGTCGAATAAAATTTTGCATCTCATACAATACCATCTACTTTACATATGAAGTGTAGAGTCAATAGTTAAAAACAAAGCAAGAGTGGGCTTGTCCAGACTCTGACCTGGAGCTTAGAATAAATAAAAAAGCAAAAGCCATGTTATATCGTTTTTGGCACAGGGGTGAGAAAATAAAAATGTGATTTTTGTTTTAGGGTGATACCCCATTTAAAAAAGAGCGAAGTGAGAAGCCTCTTTAGAAAGGAAACTACAATGGATCGTGTACCAATGACCGAAGAAGGTAAGAGAAACCTACAAGAAGAGCTGAATCAATTGAAAAATGTTGAAAGACCTAAAATATCTGCAGATATTGAAGAAGCGCGTGGGCATGGAGATTTAAAAGAAAATGCAGAGTACCATGCAGCCAAGGAAAAACAGGGTATGGTAGAAGCCAGAATCAGATTTTTAGAAGATCAATTTGCCCGCGCTGAAGTTATTGACGTGAACAGTCTATCCACGGATAAAGTAGTGTTTGGTTTAACCGTGACTTTGTATGATGCTGAGCAAGATAAAGAAATGAAGTACAGAATTGTTGGTGATGTAGAGTCCAATTTGGAAAAAGGTGACATTTCAATCAACTCACCGATTGCCAGAGCATTGATTGGTAAACAAGAAGGTGATATTGCACTTGTACGAGCCCCTGGGGGTGAGCGCGAGTTAGAAATTGTCAGCATTGACAAATAAGTGTTGAATGAGGATGTAATATGAGACTTTTAGCAAAGTTAGCCAAACGTTTTGTTGCCGGAGAAACTGTAGAGGATATTATTGAACCAGTCAAAGCACTGAATCAAGATAACATTGCGGTTTCCTTGGATGTTTTAGGTGAAGACATTGATAATAAAGTTGCATCGCAAGCCTTTGCCCAAGCATACCTGGATCTTTTAGATACAATTAAAGAGCAAAAACTCAATAGTAATGTTTCCTTAAAGCTAACCATGATGGGCTTGGATTTAGAGCAAGATTTTTGTGTGCAGCAAGTGGATGATATTTTGGCCAAAGCCAAACAAACCAATAATTTTGTTCGTATTGATATGGAAGGGTCATCGCATACCTCTAAAACAATCACTGTTTTTGAGCGACTGTTTGCCAAATATGGTCAGAGTGTGGGCATTGTGATTCAAGCCTATTTGCATCGCAGTAAACAAGATATAGAACGTTTGGCTGAAATGGGTGCACCCGTAAGAGTATGCAAAGGAGCATACAAAGAGCCAAAACATATTGCTTATCAAAACATGGATGAAGTTAGAGCCAATTACAAAGAGTTGGTTCAAATTTTATGGAATAAACACTGTAAAGTGGCCATAGCAACTCATGATCAATCACTGATTGACTGGGCTTTGGCTTATATTAAAGAACATAAAGTTGATAAAAGTTTGTATGAATTTCAAGTCTTGTATGGCCTAAGGCGAGTGACAATAGCCGAGCTTGCCAAGGACGGCCATCCGGTTCGAGTCTATGTTCCGTTTGGCCAACAGTGGTTGCCGTATTTTGTCAGGCGTTTAAAAGAGCGTAAAGAAAACGTTTGGTTTGTCCTCAAAGGTCTTTTTGAACGCTAAATTAAGACAGTCTTGACTAGGGTGCTTGGCTTTGTTGCCATTGGGTTTCACTGATTTTGCTTAAATGGTTCTGGTAGCGGGCGCAGACAAATAACCAATCGGATAAACGATTAAGGTATTGAATGATCCATAAATCCAGGGCTGTTTCTTGGTGAAGATCTAAGCATGCCCGTTCAGCTCTTCTGCAAACAGTCCGCGCAAAATGCAAAAAAGAAGCACATTGACTGCCGCCGGGTAAAATAAAGTTTTTTAAAGGAGAGAGTTGGGCTTGCATATGATCAATTTCTTGTTCAAGGGCTTCGATATGGCTGTTTTCAAGCTCTTGAACATAGTCACTTTTTTTAGGTGTAGCCAATACAGCACCCAGTGAAAACAACTCACTTTGTATTCGGGTCAGTTGTGTTGCAGTTTCTTCATGTTGACAAAAGCTTAGCGTGCATCCAAGCAAACTGTTAAGTTCATCGACTTCGCCATAGGCACGTACTCGGATATGGTTTTTTTGTACGCGCCCACCTGAAAAGAGTGAGGTTTCTCCGCTATCGCCGGTTTTGGTGTAAATT from bacterium includes the following:
- a CDS encoding SDR family NAD(P)-dependent oxidoreductase; amino-acid sequence: MQLSSESVVVITGASKGIGRATALRLAKYKCNFLLIARSDQLLQQLAKELEHLGAKAICIVGDLSKKTTSSKIAKCINQQFKRIDVLINNAGYGYYAPIEQINDKNLESIFRCNLLAPLWLMQKLTPLFKQQGFGHIVNISSVIGVRSIPGSSAYCMSKFALNALDESAYLELKPFGINFSLVCPGLTKTEFQENSNNAHLNPGLSNKIGASAESVAKAIDHAIASNTRRVYLTFWGKLLVYLQRMSPALLDWIMLHYYKKRAQKKSPIQTLSHKTRKSV
- a CDS encoding VTC domain-containing protein, with the translated sequence MRISSRIELKYPCSFDHLNKIKTILKDHPSWQFDDYCYDQKPYWVASLYWDSPNLINYHDSQDGVLKKSKLRLRSYASSDTNDTGFKVLKAEVKHRQGRVCYKAVKAIHPQILAQDYLLQNDCPSIFSPELWHYYRKNTPSYKKQVMQAVVTVLYQRLSFVHCNQKSRITLDSNIIPLSPDLFLQAFQQRCQTQSMLGVLELKDCDLKHAEINKIIALSDSKKEKFSKYNQALDTIIQKPIFAGLNRI
- a CDS encoding DUF4956 domain-containing protein; translated protein: MDQLFSYFNYSQLQSPPMGSFDMVRLSMAIVLSFILSMMVSKFYQRFHRSRGLELHFLISLVLLSMVAAFIMQAVGNNLARAFSLAGALSIVRFRNAVKDIIDIVAIFFVMAIGIACGAGFFALAILSTVLISFLWWVISESMFAMTHEQLITLQFKASTPDLMIQTFKTDLKKTVLAADLRQINQAQNNENLYTFDLKLNGKVPADQWFENLKDLVNHKNISASDFSIYL
- a CDS encoding CotH kinase family protein: MRIKLIGSKRFILQWIVLAVGTFYISEKIRFHYDLARFATVSRDLREVNIHDKKARSLYLKKHSQAKIYNALTWKVTYPTKINLPTIELKIPENTLRAWKNVKEKPHPDWKNAWAKTWEKNYQNIKVRIRGDYSYHWGVDTPSIKIKMEKGKSFLGYRKFNLINPRSATGVERVIGATLAKKIDLLSEDITFVRVFVNGQNWGPFQFVGALEEEWLRKHRELPGDIYSGEIEPVGRMFHPNQVFKLGTDVWADKKFWKKVSHNNNILKDDFLRLGQAQSVLQESFVNPSKDNRKKFEAIFDVESLVKLMALENWLGSRHTDRLHNWKILHDPATGKLKIIAWDLWGHGQGAEAKDIDLFWPLALPQLNILRYSDLYLKKNQYLYQLLKIEEKDRVTSNTLSFFKKNILPLYAQAKNVHQPLWFKLNENTGIGTALEIYRDEVYDDYQRVMQYALERSRVIKHALEEVKVEASIVSDHRQQDTLNLNIAGEAAIEWVSIDNQVVKNRVKGDDIQRVFYPRIELNEFENWHSSYRAIRVSQNHSYILKKGKGIQKLVFKNLVTGQFFDVQVEQNKNNGFNSKQSIQYNVISIKDPKPDVYIGPGRVTIKKDTVFLPGQKVIIVPGTTLSLGSKVNFIVQGDFIAKGTFDQPIVIKPIDQREAFGAVVVQSANKAVFDYFSINGGSGGQYNGALYTGMLSLYNVKDVKLKNFRAENNTVYDDMVNFKKVQSFKIDQSIFDSSFADGLDLDYATGVIEKSTFSNTGNDGVDMMGSEVKVRSCVFNANQDKAISIGEASVAILEENKFKNTALALAVKDLSIVQDSKSTFLNVETWAKAYQKSQYYYQGGILITDIKNSMLISSDQKSNIINQLDALKASRNVEVRVPMERQIDTFKLIQTRFLNQQ
- a CDS encoding SDR family oxidoreductase, whose product is MNNQFSDLKGKWALVLGASSGFGAAVAKSLSEAGVNIYGVHLDRKSTMPEVEKTITAIEANGAQAVFNNMNASDAQKRQEAIAQLKEVSDGQGAHIVLHSLAFGALKPFIDESALTESQMNMTMDVMANSLVYWVQDLVKAEQLAKGGRIFAMTSAGSERVWKSYGAVSAAKSALESHIRQLSLELAPMKVTANAIMAGVTDTPALRKIPGNAEMIELASQKNPYKRLTTPQDIADTVLALSLPHTHWLTGNVLGVDGGERIVE
- the greA gene encoding transcription elongation factor GreA, with product MDRVPMTEEGKRNLQEELNQLKNVERPKISADIEEARGHGDLKENAEYHAAKEKQGMVEARIRFLEDQFARAEVIDVNSLSTDKVVFGLTVTLYDAEQDKEMKYRIVGDVESNLEKGDISINSPIARALIGKQEGDIALVRAPGGERELEIVSIDK
- a CDS encoding proline dehydrogenase family protein; protein product: MRLLAKLAKRFVAGETVEDIIEPVKALNQDNIAVSLDVLGEDIDNKVASQAFAQAYLDLLDTIKEQKLNSNVSLKLTMMGLDLEQDFCVQQVDDILAKAKQTNNFVRIDMEGSSHTSKTITVFERLFAKYGQSVGIVIQAYLHRSKQDIERLAEMGAPVRVCKGAYKEPKHIAYQNMDEVRANYKELVQILWNKHCKVAIATHDQSLIDWALAYIKEHKVDKSLYEFQVLYGLRRVTIAELAKDGHPVRVYVPFGQQWLPYFVRRLKERKENVWFVLKGLFER
- a CDS encoding cob(I)yrinic acid a,c-diamide adenosyltransferase, producing the protein MKIYTKTGDSGETSLFSGGRVQKNHIRVRAYGEVDELNSLLGCTLSFCQHEETATQLTRIQSELFSLGAVLATPKKSDYVQELENSHIEALEQEIDHMQAQLSPLKNFILPGGSQCASFLHFARTVCRRAERACLDLHQETALDLWIIQYLNRLSDWLFVCARYQNHLSKISETQWQQSQAP